Below is a genomic region from Isosphaeraceae bacterium EP7.
GTCGTGGGGGCTGCCGTCGGATCCGGGTGCGACGCATATTTCGCCAGATTTGACCTCGCCAGGTTTGCGACGATCCGGGTCCTCGCCTCGTTGTGCCAGATTCCGGCCCGGAGGTGCCGCGCCAGGCTCGGATGGTCCGGGATGGCGGGCCTGCCGTCGTATGTCCGGAAATCCACCTCGACGTCTCGCAACCGCTGGCCATGCGCGGGGACGAAGCATTCCTCGAATCCGAACGCCGCGCGGAGCTGATCCCGGTCGAGCGAAGCGGACGCGGGGCCGTCGAGCAGGAAGCCGAACCGACGCGCGTGCCGCGAGAAACCCAGCGGGAATCGGGCACGGACGCCGAGCGCGTCCATCGCGTCCGGGAAGAGGAGGAGCCGACGCTCGTGGAATCGTGCGGCGGGATCTCCCATGCCGAGCTCGGTCCCCACCGCGATCTGCACCGGGCCCTCACGCGATGCATGGCTCGTGTACCGGCCCGCGGAGAGGCCGTAGCGACCGAGTTCGCGGGCCACCCCGTCCACGTCCTCGCGCCGAGTTACGACGACGGCAATCAGCAAGCCCGGCCAAGCGGCCGCGATTTGAGCGATCAGGAAGATCGGGTTGACCTGCTTTCCGAGGTGGAGCAGACCGGACTCGCGCGATCGCACGAAGTCGATCATCGGCCGATCGACGACTCGAAGGTTCGCCGGCTTGGCCGCGACTGGCTCGGGGAGCGGATCCCCGGCCCCGAGATCGTGGACGACCAGGCCCGATTCCCGGAGCTTGAGGGCGACCAGTTCGCGGAGGCAGCACGGGATCGCGATCCTCGCGATGCCCCCACTCGACGGGCCGAAATCGCGGTCGAGCCGCGCGCATTCGACGTCGATCCGGCTCCCTCCACCGGAATCGGCCCGCAGGACGTGGCGGGAGGTGCCGAGCGCGGCCACGAGTTCGGGTGGAGGATCCTCGACGATGAATTCATCCTCGAATCGATCGATGACCACGGTTCGCCGCTCGACTGTTCGGCGAGCGGCTTTCCGCGGGCGATTTCGCCCTCGATCCCGGCTCATCGTCCGGGCCTTCCGCCGGTCGTGCCATCCACCTCAGATCCCAATGTCGCGGGAAGCGCGTCGCCGAGCCCGCGCCCGATCAGTCGCTCGAGCTGCTCCCTCGGGACCAGGAGCCGGCCTTTCGGGCCGGTGCCGGTGACCCGGACGGCGTGCAATTTCCCCTGCTTCACCCAGCTCCGGACGGTGTACGAGGCCCGGCCGGTGAGCTCGGCGATCTCCTCGATGGTGTAATGCGACTTCCGCGAATGGCCGAGCAGGTTGTGGATCTCGCCCAGCATCCGGTGGACGTCGCGGACGAACTCCGCCATGGCCGCGGGATCGAGGCCGGGCTGGCGTGGGTCGGGGCCGGCCTGATGGGGACGAGGAAACGGTCGGGTCGTATCCATGGATGCACGCCTCGGTACGCTCAGGAATCCGGCAAGGCCGGGGTCCGGATACTGGTTGCGACCGAGGTGGCGCCGATCAAGCGGGATGGAATAGGCGAGGGGAGCCGGGCGACAAGACGCGGAGGAACAAACGCCGCGGATGGCGTCGCCTCGGGTCGCAACCAGCTTGGTTTGGGGGTCTTCGGGATCGGGGAGATCCCGGAGAGTCGTCACGCGGCGCTGACTGCCAGTGCCCGAAACTCGGGACTTGTGACGACCGATCCAGGCTAACCATCGCGTCGTGATGCGGCAATGCCATGTCGTGGAATTTCGACCCGGGCTCCCGGCCATGCTGCGGATGCCTTGATTCAATAAGTATCGCGGACCTCGATGACGAATAGGTCATGCGTGAATCGCAGAGATCCTGCCGCGGCCCGCGTCGCGGCCGTCACGAGCGACGAGTTCGCGGCCCGATCGTCCGGCCCTGCGGGGGCATCGATCAGGATCTGATCATGGAATGCGCCTGCCACGCAGAGTCCTTGCTCGACGACCGAGAAGAGGACCTCCTTGCGGACGGCGTCCGCGAGATCAAGGAGGATCGCGCGGTGCACCCCGGCGAAGGCGCGTCCCCCCACGATCCTCCCCGTCGCGGTCACGACCGAACGGGAGAAGATCGCCTCGTGCAACGCCTTGCTGCCGGATCCGGACTCCAGGACTGTTCGCAGGGCCGGATTGCGGCAGATGGCGGCCATCCGACGCAGGAGCGATCGATCCCTGGATCTCCCCGAGATCAAATTCCTGAGCGACGCGTCGTGCTCATCTCGTTGGCGACCGATGATCGAAGCCAGCTCGGACGTCTCGCAGGCCAGGGCCCGGAGCAACGTCAGGACGACCTCATCGTCGGGAAGGTAGACGCGTTCCAGCCCGGTTTCCGCAGTCATGATTCGCTGGTACTCCGCGGACTTGCTTGCATCGATCTCGATCCCGCGCTCCAGGCCCAGCATGACCCGCGACTGGGCGGCGCTGTAGCCGCGGGTCAGCCCGCGGAGGAAGGTCTCCGAGATCGCTAGTAGGCGTCGGCACTCGGCCGGATCCTTGGCAATCTCCGAGGTGAACTCCTCACCGGCGAGCGGCGGCTCGTGGAATCTCGATGCGACCTCGGCGATCGGGTCGATTCCCGCCCGGAACCACCCCGCCAGCTGGGAGCAGCCGCCCTGCCGCTCGACCAGCTCCGCGAAGCATCGGAGCTCAAGATCGCGCAGGTACAACACGAGGAATTTGCGACCCGGCCCCGGTTCGAAGATCGGGGCGTCGACGAGCCGGCGTAGGCCGACGACGTCCGGGTTGTAGGCGCGAATCGCCGGCACAACCTCGTAGGCCGGAAGGAAGATCCGGTCGCCCGCCAGGCGAGCCATGGCAACCTTGAGATCTGCTGCGATCGTCAATTGCGACCAGGCCTCGAGGATCGGATCGAGATGAATCAAGTCTCCCCAACGCCTGGGGTCGATGCTGACATTCCCATCACCATCCTCGGGTGTCTCGATGGATAGTTGCCGTTCATCCGTCGAGTTGGAGGCGGCCTGGCCGAGCAGGATCGCGAGTTTCTTCGGCCTAGCGTCGGGGAATTTCCCGTCCTTCAGGCGAACGTCCTCGCCGTCCCATCGGAAGCAATCCTGCGCCCGCGCGTCGCGCCCGAGGCTGAGCGAGCTCGCCCTGTAGATTTGGTCGGCTTGCGTGTCGAGCGTCTCGAGCTGATCGGCCCGGACTCGCAGGCCTCGCCTCGTCGCCCGGGCCAGCGTGACCGCCCCGCGGACCTCGATCCCCAGGCCGAGCGGGCCGTGCCGGCAGATGACCCCGAGATCGAGGCCCTCCTCTTCGCAAATCCGGTCAACTTGCTCGCGGAGGGCGTGCTCGATCTCGCGGGTCGCGCACGCTCGTTCCAGGAGTGTGACGGACCCCGAATCGGATTCGGTAGCCGCCCCCCCGGTCGACGGGCCATACGTTCTGATTGGCGCCTCGGCCGATCCAACATAAAGGTCGGAACGGTAATGGCCGAGCTCGTCGAGGGTCCTAGTTACGGGTGAGCTCGCACCGTCCGCCAGCCAGACGAGTTGGTCGAGCAGCCTCACGTCGACGATCCGATTTGTCCGGCACAGCTCCAGGAGGACCTGCCCGGGCTCGCCAACCTCCCCGACGCAGTCCGCGATCGACCAGAACCACATGCGCGAGTCGTAGCAGGCGAATGTGCGGTCGCGATGCGAGAGCAGGAACGGCCCGATCTCGCCGGGTTGCAGGATGCACGAATCGGCTCCCGTATCCGCCGCGGCGAGGGCGACCGTAGGGGTCGAAGCCCGACCATGAGTCGCTTCGTTTATCTCGACCGCCATCGCGATCGTCCCACCGCTCAAGATGCGGCCTCCCCACGCGAACTCGTGCATGGCCTTCGGCTCCGCCTGTGATTTCGCCCTCGACCCAGCTTACCTACCCGAGGAGGTCGTTCCGATCCCCTGCAACGGGGACACGTCAGCACTCGCAGCAGCCCTCTCGATTCAATCCTCGCAATCCAGGCCCCGACGCGTTCGACCCGCCGCCCGACCCGGCCATCGTCAGCTCGCCCCCTCGGAGGGCTCGTCGCCGAAGCTGAGGGACTCGATGGCCGAGCGGCGGTCGTCCGGATGCAGATGACGGTATCGCTTGCGCATCCCCTCGGTCTGGTGGCCCATCCACTCGTCGATGATCCGCTGATCGACGCCGCGCGAGGCCAGGTTGCTGGCGAAGCTGTGCCGGTAGGTGTGGAAGCCCACCTTGAACCAGTTGCGTTTGCTGTCCAGGCACCACCCCGTCCCGCGCATCGGCTGCCAGAAAGCCCGGTTGGCGCGGTCGGTGCCCAGGGCGTCGGGGCTCCCCGGCTCGCAGACGACGTGCTGCCCGCCAGGTCGCTTGCGCGACCATTCGTCC
It encodes:
- a CDS encoding helix-turn-helix domain-containing protein, with product MDTTRPFPRPHQAGPDPRQPGLDPAAMAEFVRDVHRMLGEIHNLLGHSRKSHYTIEEIAELTGRASYTVRSWVKQGKLHAVRVTGTGPKGRLLVPREQLERLIGRGLGDALPATLGSEVDGTTGGRPGR